The following are encoded together in the Ovis canadensis isolate MfBH-ARS-UI-01 breed Bighorn chromosome 2, ARS-UI_OviCan_v2, whole genome shotgun sequence genome:
- the B3GNT7 gene encoding UDP-GlcNAc:betaGal beta-1,3-N-acetylglucosaminyltransferase 7, which yields MGPEGNGGAPARPGYWRWVGSRFASIQRGLRHRGNPPPPTEGRPPSPVAGVTFVSSDVPTQPLTLRPNDRGRLRAPPGLGCHLRKMGSLPPRCAAPRSRGDGGRGGGGAEGVNVPGPPPTLRAPPPAAGKRRASAGARLDLRPCPPPPAPVRPRPPLSAPVPVPFLVPARPPAVPEPAAPRAAIRAPRSAAAVARAAMSLWKRTVYKSVCLSLALLVAITVFQRSLTPSQFLQEPPPASLRQQKAQKPSGLLVNPDSFWKSAKEVVTPTPVVSRRPQAWDVNTTNCSANVNLTHQPWFQGLEPHFQQFLLYRHCRYFPMLLNHPEKCSGDVYLLVVVKSIIVQHDRREAIRQTWGREQESAGRGRGAVRTLFLLGKASKPEEQSHYQQLLAYEDRIYGDILQWDFLDSFFNLTLKEIHFLKWLDIYCPDVRFVFKGDDDVFVNPTNLLEFLADRQPQEDLFVGDVLHHARPIRRKDSKYYIPGILYNQNSYPPYAGGGGFLMAGGLAQRLHHSCDTLELYPIDDVFLGMCLEVLGVRPMAHEGFKTFGISRNRNSRMNKEPCFFRSMLVVHKLLPTELLAMWELVHGNLTCSRKLQVL from the exons ATGGGGCCGGAGGGAAATGGCGGGGCCCCCGCGCGCCCGGGGTATTGGAGGTGGGTGGGGTCCCGGTTCGCAAGCATCCAGAGGGGCCTGCGACACCGgggaaacccccccccccccacggaGGGGAGACCCCCGTCCCCGGTGGCGGGGGTGACCTTCGTGAGTTCCGATGTCCCGACTCAGCCACTCACGCTCCGGCCGAATGACCGTGGGCGGCTCCGCGCGCCGCCGGGGCTCGGGTGCCACCTCCGGAAAATGGGTTCATTACCGCCCCGCTGCGCTGCACCCCGCAGTCGCGGGGAtggagggcgggggggggggggcgccgaAGGGGTTAACGTACCTGGGCCGCCGCCTACCCTGCGGGCCCCTCCTCCGGCCGCGGGGAAACGGAGAGCCTCGGCGGGGGCGCGGCTGGACCTCCGCCCctgcccgcccccgcccgcccctgtccgcccccgcccgcccctgTCCGCCCCTGTCCCTGTCCCGTTCCTcgtccccgcccgcccgcccgccgtcCCCGAGCCCGCGGCGCCCAGAGCTGCGATCCGCGCGCCCCGCTCCGCCGCCGCCGTGGCCCGGGCCGCCATGTCTCTGTG GAAGAGAACCGTCTACAAGAGCGTGTGCCTGTCCCTGGCCTTGCTCGTGGCCATAACGGTATTCCAGCGCAGTCTGACCCCCAGCCAGTTTCTGCAGGAGCCCCCGCCAGCCTCCCTCAGGCAACAGAAGGCCCAGAAACCCAGCGGACTCCTGGTGAACCCTGACAGCTTCTGGAAGAGCGCGAAGGAGGTGGTCACCCCTACTCCCGTGGTTTCACGGAGGCCCCAGGCCTGGGACGTGAACACCACTAACTGCTCGGCCAATGTGAACTTAACCCACCAACCCTGGTTCCAGGGCCTGGAGCCACACTTCCAGCAGTTTTTATTATATCGCCACTGCCGCTACTTTCCCATGCTGCTCAACCATCCGGAGAAGTGCAGCGGCGATGTGTACCTGCTAGTGGTCGTCAAGTCCATCATCGTGCAGCATGACCGCCGCGAGGCCATCCGCCAGACCTGGGGCCGCGAGCAGGAGTCGGCGGGCAGGGGCCGCGGCGCAGTGCGCACTCTCTTCCTGCTGGGCAAGGCCTCCAAGCCAGAGGAGCAGTCCCACTACCAGCAGCTGCTAGCCTACGAGGACCGCATCTACGGGGACATCCTGCAATGGGACTTCCTTGACAGCTTCTTCAACCTGACCCTCAAGGAGATCCACTTCCTCAAGTGGCTCGACATCTACTGCCCTGACGTCCGCTTTGTCTTCAAGGGTGATGACGATGTCTTCGTCAACCCCACCAACCTGCTGGAATTTCTGGCCGACCGGCAGCCCCAGGAGGATCTGTTTGTGGGTGACGTTCTGCATCACGCCCGGCCCATCCGCCGGAAGGATAGCAAGTACTACATCCCCGGGATCTTGTACAACCAGAACAGTTACCCGCCCTATGCAGGTGGAGGGGGCTTCCTTATGGCCGGGGGACTGGCCCAGCGCCTGCACCACAGCTGCGATACCCTGGAGCTTTACCCCATCGACGATGTCTTCCTGGGCATGTGCCTGGAGGTGCTGGGTGTGCGGCCCATGGCCCACGAGGGCTTCAAGACTTTCGGCATCTCCAGGAATCGCAACAGCCGCATGAACAAGGAACCCTGCTTCTTCCGCTCCATGCTTGTTGTGCACAAGCTGCTGCCCACCGAGCTGCTGGCCATGTGGGAGCTGGTGCATGGCAACCTCACCTGCTCCCGCAAGCTCCAGGTGCTCTGA